The Melitaea cinxia chromosome 16, ilMelCinx1.1, whole genome shotgun sequence genome contains the following window.
taatataaatcaaaattctgatctgactatggactacaacaaaggttgctctattatatttcaagaatataaattacattattgcatccaacactgagattaacgacgtcaaaatattacaatttcgcggattgttaccgatttttgtgaaatggctcttaaggaacatatacaaaaataaattagcaaaattggtccagccattctcgagttatgctcttagcaacattcatttttatttatatagatatcttTTAGTATAGACAGTAACAAtacagtttttatataataaaaaaaaatgagaacctATATACCTAGTTTTCATTGCTAAATcgaattacattaatttaaaatgatgtaaaagaatttgtttaaaattgtacatttattttcagGAAATCATTGGGGGTATGTTGGATTTGGATCATACTTTGTGGAATAATCCTCATAGAGAATATGGAGATGtgcaaagaaaaaaagttatagaATTTGTAAATGATTGGAAACCTTTTGAACAgtcattcaaaaattaaaattcattaatgtcatataagaaatgtaaatattaaggCTATCAGGAAATGactaaaggtttttttttttttaaataatgatacttaatatattattatatatctgcGGATGTGTGTTGTTTCATAATGCTGTTCAATCAAAagaccaaataaaaataaaagtttataatttattaatctccTTGCTGGTCTTCCTTCATCATTTCTTCTATTAATCTTTGTCTTTCAGCAGCCTGTCTCATTTTTGTCAAAACCATTGATTCATAATCTCTGTCTGTCACTAAAGAACTCACATTACTAGCCTTTTTTGTAGATAATATTGGTCTTTCATTGAGCCACTTTAATGTTAGGGGATTATCAGGAAGACctgaaacaaataattataagattacttgttatatgtatacatgtatTAATTGACACgacatattcatttttttttctatatatttaaagatataaccacaggcttataatgccaatgcttttgttattccaatttttatttttgttagtaatcTTTACTCGGTAcctacactactgcagcttacattaagaaaaccaattattctatcttagtgtCCCTCATGCAGAcatgagtccaccgaccaaaatcacactattttaattgatatcttacatgcaaacggatatagaaaaaaatttttttttgcttttttttaaatattgttatttcatcttatttttttattattatattgcaccttaccttaattattatagtcattattactattatgatctaagtttatatatacacttacttgctaactataatatacgagccgacccgtgcccacttcattgggcgttaattattattatattaaccaaataacatactttaaagaacaaattttatagcacttaaataaataatatgttgctcccgtgtattttttattttaaattacagaaccaaataacatactttaaagaacaaattttatagcacttatataaaataatatgttgctccaacgccatctatcaaaaatcgagaaaacgtcgtcgatagactaaaataagacttaaattaataacgtcgaaagattaataaattgttttctaatagcgatagatggcgctagtttatttaccattttgatattatatttttatctttttttatttactgatttttttcttcaattacaataaaatatagcctatgtcactcctgaatagtgtagctttctgttagtgaaagaattttcatgatcggatcagtatttgcgaagattaccccctacatacaaacaaagttataaactttacctctttataatattagtatagatgtacacttattttctagttaccgtatatgtacacttatgacctacttggcctacttacaatatacacttcacctatgttattattagtaagttatttttttttttttttttatccttagTCCTATTTTTATAAGAGTCTTATCATTCACATTAAATTGTGATTACATTACACTGTGATTACAATTTACTCATAAAAATATGtgctacaatttattataatatattaattatgtagTGTTGTCTTCACAACCCAACACTTTTCAACATTTCGTGCACACtctcaatgacggcggcatccctgttGTGAATCGCCATCTtaaggctgtgctcgaggatgcCTTTTTTAGAAGTTTCCAGTGccttcgccacaaagcgaccaattgcatCGTCACGGTcatcggtgtaatagacacaggtgttgatgtgtctagtcaccgcgactacagcgtgcgaggCTCTGTCGTTGACCGGACCCATATCCCTGGTCaatcagcaatctcttctcctcttgcgtaaagaccaggtacaaggtccggtccctttctacaggaatgcgcgcgcccgtgaggctctccacttgcaaagatcggatctttgtgcttgagttgtacacggtcttgtaaacctcactgatggcaaaggcgacgtctttAGGGTTACATGCGTGCATAACAACTCACATGAGATGGTTGTTAACAGGGTtggtctgcagtaccgcatttcgaagaggttgtccctgtcgatatacggcagctgatttatatctccaatgaggactaacttctctgctcccgatagtcgggcggccattactatggctccgaaatggttcatgagggcttcgtccaccgttaggcgtttgatttttgagccctcacggAAACTATTTACCAGCATAGATGCCATAGTGCACACCTTTTACTTGGCtttgttgccatagcggtgcgccagtttttcctttaggtctttggccgcctcaACTGTGGtggtaatcacgacctccgtgtcctcatcgaagtccctgactatgcgagttgtcttgccgcatcctagtacaccgtttatccactccagcgatGGTAGCCCCCAGGTCACGGACGGTAACACCAGGCTTtccggtcgcccgagatggttttcgccatccgcagCATCCAGTCCCCCAGCATTACGGCGCCTGGTACGCGTGGCCACCGGCATAGAATAGTGCCACCCccatctcatcccgtgggtatcgtaagaagCGATAGAGGGAAAACCACTAGAGGGCAGGTAGCTGTGCCTTCTAAACACATGGTCACAACTGCGATCGTCAACTTGCCTGGCAAGCGTGGCGATTACGCCAAATCCCCCCAAACGGTCTTAAATGATAAGACAGAATATAAAAGATATAGATGATTgtagccaaataatactgccctgaagtagtgttgtattgccgtggtctgggtgtttgtgcagtctttgtgggcctccccacctTTATCACATTAAGCCGTTgttcccagttgttatcatgtacacctgatagtgatcattactcatagtacagaatatatctgccaatccgcattggagcagtgtggtgaattaaactctgatccttctcctacatggggaaagaggcctatgcccagcagtgagatattacaggctgaagcaaatttACTTTCCTCGGCGCCCTGGTATGCTCGCAACTCGGAAATTCACGAGTATCTAGAAATCCCAACCATTGGATGAAGCTAAACGATATTCAGCCAACTACAAGGACTGGTTGACAACCCATCCTAACCCGTTATCCCAGATGCTTTTGCAACCAAATCCAATTAGAAGACTCAAGAGAGCCGATGTGCTGCCTTACTAAGGGGAGATGGAGCAGTGGCTCTATCTCTCCAAACACTAATCTCTTGCAATACACCTGATTATAGTCTAGGTGACTGATCGCAGgcctaaaataaaactaaaaaaaaacaacttcaacctaccgcagtccactactggacataggcctccaaaagtttgcaccaaaaatggcatgaactcctgtgttgcccatagtcaccacgcatgGCAGGCGCGCTGGTGACCGCAAgggtatatatataatgtagttgAAATTTatacactttaattttaaaaaataaaccagcTCAGTAACAGCAATcattttccaacaaaaaattgcaaaaactaattttttggGCTGTCAACTAGGTGTAACCCCTTAAAGACCAACAAATTACTGAGTTACTAGTATTTATGTATCAAAtgatttaaattgattaatataatgtattatatcATATACCACACCTTTTTCTAATTCTAGAGCCATTTCGGAAGCCTCTTTATTTGAAAACTCTACTAAAGCACTGCCTTTCTTCTTAGGAGACATAATTAATGCTGTTATATTGCCATACTTTTTAAGAAATCTTTTCAAGTTAGATTCATCATACCCTCCATTGGTAGGATCATTTTTTTCAGCCTTCCAAGTTATTTTTATCCTGTTCAGACTAGAATCCCATACCGGTTCACTGATGTTTCTCATAGTCTTTTGTATTTCATCTTTCATTCTCTGTTGTTCCTCTTGTAAAAGTCTACTACCTTCTTTTTGCAATCTTTGAATTTCAGCAGCGAGTTTTTGTTCATCTGTTAAACCTGTGTTTCTTCCACCAGACAGCCCATCACGTTCTCTCCGTTCTAAATCTTCTTTAAGTTTACGTCGTTTACTGTCTAGTTCCTGATGTCGTAGTTTCGCAGCTGCTTTGGCTTTTAAAACTTTGTCGTACGCGACTCGTGCTGCACTGTCCGTCAAAATTTCTAATGCCCGCGACAACTCGTGGAATGTCTCTGCAGCTTTTGGATTGTCGGGATTCTTATCTGGATGGCATAGTAGAGCCTTTTTTCTATATgctttttttatctgtaaataaatGATACATTGAAATATGAGAAGGAAATTCGTATAAGCAAAAgtggaatattataaaaacaataataatgcaaaaaaatttacaagCACCTTACCTCAGATTCTGTCGCCGTTATCTGAATATCCAATAATTCATATAGATCCGTATCTTCTATATTTGTCTTAGccattttctttaaaaactattaactgAAACGGAAATTAACACAATATTATGAAAGTATAGAATTActgaatattttaagaatattatgaCGATTGACATCCCATTAGCGTTAggcgttatttaacgtaatcggtttcagtaactagttacgaagcGAATAACCATGTACGTAGTTTcgccgatacgaatgtaacgattactttacgtacgcagttttatcaaaaacttgacacaacgaccggcgcataagcgttttgcctaataacgtaacacaatacgcagatacgcttacgcgtaggataaaaagagatggctataagtactataggtgcatctttgttttcgaatatgctcatgcgattttgtacgcaattactatgagcttaagtttattttaatatgtacagttttttaaagaaattttaatttcggtcgtgtttatttttaaatattttcgaatttactatttagattaagacagttgacgagtgatcaattattaacgattaatgttattgtctcgCGTTAAAGGATATACTAAAAACTGtgggttttttgttgtatttttaattataatgtatgtatctcgaaaaataattaaaagctgtacataaaatcaaatgaacttctaaatacgcctgcatcgactattatgtctataaaaaaatcaaacaattaatttaaatcatagataaatttaaataatatgttttgcagccagtcgtAAGCCTGGATAAACTATGAAgggaaattaattttattatactattcatcaatattaacgtacgtaacggcattcgaatttataacatataactacttcataaccataataccaaagagcaacacggggggagtagccatgtacaggcgttcccctttgtcaaggtataaggccaaatggccatatgcattCAATGGAACTAGTTGCAGCTGCACTgctcactagactaaatctagttgcgcgattgaattaacgtccttcaaaaaatgccaaattgttctgttttttgctgcaaaaagagatctgccacgtcaaatttactaaaacacggcgttacctttcatacgtaagtcttttttaatcacattattacttgtatactacgTTTAAACCtcttttaaacttaaatattacaaatattaccggtcgtgttgactcgatttgtttaccaacacaggccgctcgccctcatacaatatgcggatcggtcgagtgACTAATCGGAgcctatttccgagaagtcactgtcgccgagcattgttaccggtttgtttgtagatagttatcgataaaaacggcaaaggcaaaagaggagacagacatttttgagattttgatttatttaaaatattatattgcgaactttttttaataaacgtagttatataataaaattgcattaaattaaatataatacacttattatgaatattaatacattttactagaattacttgatgatgtgaacttcgaccatactgttttatataaaaactagctgtgcccgcggcttcgcccgcgttgaaattagtgtgtcacaaagttttcttaGCAAACTtacagtgaaactctcatcaaaaatggcttagccgttccataaaccttcctcttgccaatggtgaagccctctctccaatgatgaaaccgcatgaaaatctgttcagtaaattttgagcgaatcgatcacatacaatTTTGGGGACTTTGATAATACAAttactgttgcccgcgactacgt
Protein-coding sequences here:
- the LOC123661089 gene encoding dnaJ homolog subfamily C member 17 — translated: MAKTNIEDTDLYELLDIQITATESEIKKAYRKKALLCHPDKNPDNPKAAETFHELSRALEILTDSAARVAYDKVLKAKAAAKLRHQELDSKRRKLKEDLERRERDGLSGGRNTGLTDEQKLAAEIQRLQKEGSRLLQEEQQRMKDEIQKTMRNISEPVWDSSLNRIKITWKAEKNDPTNGGYDESNLKRFLKKYGNITALIMSPKKKGSALVEFSNKEASEMALELEKGLPDNPLTLKWLNERPILSTKKASNVSSLVTDRDYESMVLTKMRQAAERQRLIEEMMKEDQQGD